A section of the Anabaena cylindrica PCC 7122 genome encodes:
- the accD gene encoding acetyl-CoA carboxylase, carboxyltransferase subunit beta, with translation MANNEESRGLKSLFDWFANRRKSGSTSLERQEREIADGLWHKCPKCGVLSYAKDLKANQMVCVDCGHHNRIDSDERIRQLIDANTWKPLDEHLRPTDPLQFRDRKLYSDRLRETQEKIGLIDAVKTGIGQINGLPIALGVMDFRFMGGSMGSVVGEKLTRMIEQATQRRYPVVIICTSGGARMQEGMLSLMQMAKISAALQRHQDARLLYIPILTNPTTGGVTASFAMLGDIIIAEPKATIGFAGRRVIEQTLREKLPEDFQTAEDLLKHGFVDDIVPRTQLKNTLTQLIALHQPIPTAPNMVLWETMSLTSTVAE, from the coding sequence ATGGCAAACAACGAAGAATCACGCGGTTTAAAGTCTTTATTTGATTGGTTTGCAAATCGGCGGAAATCAGGATCTACCAGCTTAGAACGCCAAGAAAGGGAAATTGCTGATGGTTTGTGGCATAAATGCCCTAAATGTGGTGTTTTAAGTTATGCAAAAGACCTGAAAGCCAATCAAATGGTTTGTGTGGACTGTGGTCATCATAATCGGATAGATAGCGATGAACGTATCCGTCAATTGATTGATGCAAATACCTGGAAACCTTTAGATGAGCATTTGCGACCGACAGATCCCTTACAATTCCGCGATCGCAAACTTTATAGCGATCGCTTGCGGGAAACCCAAGAAAAAATTGGTTTAATAGATGCAGTCAAAACAGGTATAGGTCAAATTAACGGTTTACCCATCGCTTTGGGAGTCATGGACTTCCGCTTTATGGGTGGTAGCATGGGTTCCGTTGTCGGTGAAAAACTCACCCGCATGATTGAACAAGCCACACAACGCCGCTATCCTGTAGTTATCATCTGCACATCCGGCGGTGCGAGAATGCAAGAAGGAATGCTCTCCTTAATGCAAATGGCCAAAATATCCGCAGCTTTACAACGCCATCAAGATGCCCGTTTATTATACATTCCCATTTTAACTAATCCCACCACAGGAGGCGTTACAGCCAGTTTTGCCATGTTGGGTGATATCATCATTGCTGAACCAAAAGCCACAATCGGTTTTGCTGGTAGACGAGTCATTGAACAAACCTTGAGAGAAAAACTACCCGAAGATTTCCAAACCGCTGAAGATTTACTCAAGCATGGGTTTGTGGATGATATCGTCCCCCGTACCCAATTAAAGAACACTTTGACACAGCTAATTGCTTTACACCAGCCAATACCAACTGCACCCAATATGGTTCTGTGGGAAACCATGAGTTTGACTTCTACTGTTGCGGAGTAG
- the leuB gene encoding 3-isopropylmalate dehydrogenase encodes MTQNYRITLLPGDGIGPEIMAVAVDVLKVVGQHFDIRFEFQTALIGGAAIDATGEPLPSATLDMCRDSDAVLLAAIGGYKWDSLPSHLRPEAGLLGLRAGLELFANLRPAKILPQLIDASTLKREVVEGVDIMVVRELTGGIYFGKPKGIFATETGEKRGVNTMVYTESEIDRIGKVAFETARKRGGKLCSVDKANVLEVSQLWRECITKLSAEYPDIELSHLYVDNAAMQLVRAPKQFDTIVTGNLFGDILSDAAAMLTGSIGMLPSASLGASGPGVYEPVHGSAPDIAGLDKANPLAQILSAAMMLRYALNQPEAADLIENGVLQVLQQGDRTGDIMSEGMNLLGCRAMGNALIQILEAK; translated from the coding sequence ATGACTCAGAACTACCGTATTACACTACTTCCCGGTGATGGCATTGGCCCCGAAATTATGGCCGTAGCGGTAGACGTGCTGAAAGTCGTCGGACAACATTTTGATATTCGGTTTGAATTTCAAACAGCTTTGATTGGTGGTGCTGCAATTGACGCAACAGGTGAACCCCTACCATCTGCTACCTTGGATATGTGCCGCGATAGCGATGCCGTCTTACTTGCTGCTATTGGTGGTTACAAATGGGATTCTCTACCCTCTCATTTACGCCCAGAAGCAGGTTTATTAGGACTACGTGCAGGTTTAGAACTTTTTGCAAATTTGCGTCCTGCGAAAATTTTACCCCAGTTAATTGATGCTTCCACCTTAAAACGGGAAGTAGTGGAAGGCGTAGATATTATGGTGGTGCGGGAACTCACCGGTGGGATTTATTTTGGTAAGCCTAAGGGCATTTTTGCTACAGAAACAGGTGAGAAACGTGGTGTAAATACGATGGTTTACACCGAATCAGAAATTGACAGAATTGGCAAAGTAGCTTTTGAAACAGCACGGAAACGGGGAGGAAAACTCTGTTCGGTAGATAAAGCTAATGTATTAGAAGTGTCTCAACTGTGGCGAGAATGTATCACTAAACTTTCCGCAGAATATCCAGATATTGAACTATCTCATTTATATGTTGATAATGCAGCAATGCAGTTAGTACGCGCTCCCAAACAATTTGACACAATTGTGACAGGGAATTTATTTGGTGATATTCTTTCTGATGCGGCGGCTATGCTCACTGGTAGTATTGGGATGTTGCCTTCTGCGAGTTTGGGTGCTTCTGGCCCTGGTGTCTATGAACCCGTTCATGGTTCAGCCCCAGATATTGCTGGACTTGATAAAGCTAACCCTTTAGCACAGATTTTGAGTGCAGCGATGATGTTACGTTATGCCTTAAATCAACCAGAAGCGGCGGATTTGATTGAAAATGGAGTGTTACAAGTTTTACAACAAGGCGATCGCACAGGAGATATTATGTCTGAAGGCATGAATCTTTTGGGTTGTCGCGCTATGGGCAATGCATTGATTCAAATCCTAGAAGCAAAATAA
- a CDS encoding FitA-like ribbon-helix-helix domain-containing protein → MTTQVVIGNINPSVLEKIQVLAQSHNRSLEDEVKAILENFVEDKLVNQESSQAQAWAKIDAARQRHLGKTFSDSVELLREDRNR, encoded by the coding sequence ATGACGACTCAGGTTGTAATAGGAAATATTAATCCTTCTGTATTAGAAAAAATACAGGTTTTAGCTCAAAGCCATAACCGCAGTTTAGAAGATGAAGTCAAGGCAATATTAGAAAATTTTGTAGAGGATAAATTAGTCAATCAAGAATCTTCTCAAGCACAAGCATGGGCAAAAATAGATGCTGCACGTCAACGTCATTTAGGTAAAACTTTTAGTGACAGTGTTGAACTTTTGCGTGAGGACAGAAACCGTTGA
- a CDS encoding type II toxin-antitoxin system VapC family toxin, translated as MNKFVVDANVGIKWVLPEIHSQAALRLNKPNYQLLVPDFFFPEIANIFWKRVRRGEMTLDDAQNDLESLLGLPLQICLSSSLMPMALEIAVRVQQAVYDCLYLALAVNNDCQMVTADERFYNALSNDKLFSYLCWIEDLQ; from the coding sequence TTGAATAAATTTGTGGTAGATGCTAATGTGGGTATTAAATGGGTGTTACCGGAAATCCATTCGCAAGCAGCATTACGTTTAAATAAACCAAATTACCAATTATTAGTTCCTGATTTCTTTTTCCCAGAAATTGCAAATATTTTCTGGAAGCGTGTACGTCGGGGAGAAATGACCTTAGATGATGCTCAAAATGATTTGGAATCACTTTTAGGATTACCTTTGCAAATTTGCTTATCTTCTTCTTTAATGCCAATGGCTTTAGAAATCGCCGTAAGAGTTCAACAAGCTGTTTATGATTGTTTATATCTAGCTTTAGCTGTGAATAACGATTGTCAAATGGTAACGGCTGATGAAAGATTTTATAATGCGCTGTCTAACGATAAGCTGTTTAGCTATTTGTGTTGGATAGAAGATTTACAATAA
- a CDS encoding MFS transporter, translated as MDSVQVETVASLNLEIPQIESLTTVLSSQSQPSFRFPKNAIRTSLQASTLDAIFAAIFSITTGGILLGNFLVELDASPVIFGMLSSIPMLVNLIQPLGAYISERTTSRFQYSALVYGISRLLWLILVIGIIGTSWGVINSQQLVILTLLIVFFSHLSGGLGSASWMSWLAIIVPRRLRGRYFGIRNSATSLTNLLCVPLAGLAVSHWYGGTLQGYGVILFVGILFGLVSLGCQYFKIDVNPQLQNTCIVNSSVSSKIELGEITISDTVSVPQKQWDDKIWQNSNFWIFILYFSLWMLAFNLCAPFVNLYLLETLNIDVGWVTVYSSLQAGANLLMFVLWGKLADKVGNRPILIFVGIIVAVTPLLWFGISNSNLDVWLWLPLLHIFVGGTGAGVDLCNNNMQIGITPVRNQSIYFAIAAAIAGVTGALGTTIGGFIAQSPHFGGLLGLFALSTIFRLAALIPLIFVKEQGRGDR; from the coding sequence ATGGACTCTGTTCAAGTTGAAACGGTTGCATCTTTAAATCTGGAAATTCCTCAGATTGAGTCATTAACAACAGTCCTATCTTCTCAATCTCAACCTAGCTTTCGTTTTCCTAAAAATGCTATTCGTACCAGTTTGCAGGCATCTACTTTAGATGCTATTTTTGCAGCGATTTTTTCTATTACTACTGGGGGGATTTTACTTGGTAACTTTTTGGTAGAGTTGGACGCTAGTCCAGTTATTTTTGGAATGCTTTCCTCGATTCCCATGCTGGTAAATCTGATTCAGCCGTTGGGTGCTTATATTTCAGAACGCACTACTAGCCGTTTTCAGTATTCTGCGCTTGTTTATGGGATTTCTCGGCTATTGTGGCTGATTTTAGTAATAGGTATTATCGGTACAAGTTGGGGAGTTATAAATTCTCAGCAGTTGGTGATATTAACTCTGTTAATCGTTTTTTTTAGTCATCTTTCAGGTGGGCTAGGAAGCGCATCTTGGATGAGTTGGTTAGCAATAATTGTTCCCCGACGTTTGCGTGGGAGATATTTTGGAATCCGCAATAGTGCTACCAGTTTGACTAATTTGTTGTGTGTTCCTTTAGCTGGGTTAGCTGTTTCCCATTGGTATGGGGGAACTCTCCAAGGTTATGGGGTGATTTTGTTTGTAGGGATTTTGTTTGGGTTAGTTAGTTTGGGATGTCAGTATTTCAAAATTGATGTTAATCCCCAATTACAAAATACTTGTATAGTTAATTCTTCGGTAAGCAGCAAGATCGAATTGGGTGAAATAACTATTAGTGATACGGTATCAGTTCCTCAAAAGCAATGGGACGATAAAATTTGGCAAAACTCTAATTTTTGGATATTTATACTGTATTTCAGTTTATGGATGTTGGCTTTTAATCTCTGCGCCCCTTTTGTTAATCTTTATTTGCTAGAAACTTTAAATATAGATGTGGGTTGGGTAACGGTTTATAGTAGTTTGCAAGCGGGGGCAAATTTGCTGATGTTTGTGCTGTGGGGTAAGTTAGCAGATAAGGTGGGAAATCGCCCAATCTTGATATTTGTGGGGATTATTGTGGCTGTTACGCCTTTGCTGTGGTTCGGAATTAGTAATAGTAATTTAGATGTTTGGTTGTGGCTACCACTATTACATATTTTTGTGGGTGGTACTGGGGCGGGGGTGGATTTATGTAATAACAATATGCAAATTGGGATTACACCTGTTAGGAATCAGTCTATCTATTTTGCGATCGCAGCTGCTATTGCTGGAGTCACTGGTGCATTAGGGACAACGATTGGCGGTTTTATCGCCCAATCTCCGCATTTTGGCGGTTTATTAGGCTTATTTGCCCTCTCTACTATATTCAGACTAGCAGCATTAATACCGCTGATTTTTGTTAAAGAACAGGGAAGAGGTGACAGGTGA
- a CDS encoding prepilin peptidase, producing MDILIFVPASIIVFALGASIGSFINVVVYRLPAGLSVLWPPSRCPHCLNKLKSYDNVPVLGWLWLKGRCRYCKSKISRRYPLVEGITGIIFLIVFWVFQFSILTIGYWAFCSWLLALSLVDWDTMTLPNPLTQSGLILGLIFQMGVGFLSTNSWVGVGNYLMLGIFGAVMGLWLFDGISILGSLAYGQAVMGAGDAKLAAMMGAWLGWKYLLIAGFMACTLGVLVGGGAIMLSRHKIGQKMPFGPFLAMGAVIAVFSGETILSHYLRLFLPVS from the coding sequence ATGGACATTTTGATCTTCGTCCCTGCGAGTATCATTGTCTTTGCTTTAGGTGCATCAATTGGTAGCTTTATCAATGTTGTAGTTTATCGTCTACCCGCTGGATTATCAGTACTTTGGCCACCTTCTCGTTGCCCTCATTGCTTAAACAAGCTCAAATCTTACGATAACGTACCGGTCTTGGGTTGGTTGTGGTTAAAAGGGCGATGCCGATATTGTAAAAGCAAGATTTCTCGCCGTTATCCCTTAGTCGAGGGGATAACAGGCATCATATTTTTAATCGTATTTTGGGTTTTTCAATTTTCAATTTTAACCATCGGTTATTGGGCTTTTTGTAGTTGGTTATTGGCACTATCCCTTGTAGATTGGGATACAATGACCTTACCTAACCCACTGACTCAATCCGGGTTGATATTGGGCTTAATCTTTCAAATGGGTGTTGGTTTTCTATCAACAAATAGCTGGGTAGGGGTGGGAAACTACTTAATGCTTGGTATATTCGGTGCAGTCATGGGTTTATGGTTGTTTGATGGTATCTCAATTCTTGGTTCCCTAGCCTATGGTCAAGCTGTTATGGGTGCAGGTGATGCCAAATTAGCAGCCATGATGGGAGCTTGGTTAGGTTGGAAGTATTTATTAATAGCTGGTTTTATGGCTTGCACCTTGGGAGTTTTAGTAGGTGGAGGCGCAATTATGCTGTCACGTCATAAAATAGGACAAAAGATGCCTTTTGGGCCTTTCTTAGCTATGGGAGCGGTAATTGCTGTTTTCAGCGGTGAAACTATTTTGTCGCATTACCTGCGTTTGTTTCTTCCTGTATCTTGA
- the psbV gene encoding photosystem II cytochrome c-550, which yields MFRRLIGVVVITVLLTFQMLVGSATAVEVDKAIRTVPLNEQGSTVVISVKELEKGKRLFNDTCAQCHAGGVTKTNQNVGLEPQALAGATPKRDNIAGLVDYMKNPTTYDGEEEISEIHPSIKSADIFTEMRNLTDDDLKAIAGHILIQPKVVGTRWGGGKIYY from the coding sequence ATGTTTAGAAGACTAATTGGCGTTGTTGTAATTACTGTTTTGCTAACTTTTCAGATGCTTGTCGGTAGTGCAACAGCGGTGGAAGTGGATAAAGCGATCCGCACAGTGCCATTGAATGAACAAGGCAGTACTGTTGTCATCAGCGTCAAAGAACTGGAAAAAGGTAAACGCTTATTTAATGATACTTGCGCTCAATGTCATGCTGGGGGCGTAACTAAGACTAACCAAAACGTGGGATTAGAACCACAAGCTTTGGCAGGGGCTACACCAAAACGTGACAACATTGCAGGGTTAGTAGACTACATGAAAAATCCTACAACCTACGACGGTGAAGAAGAAATTTCTGAAATACATCCCAGTATTAAGAGCGCTGATATCTTTACAGAAATGAGAAACCTGACCGATGATGACTTAAAAGCGATCGCAGGTCACATTCTCATTCAACCAAAAGTTGTTGGGACAAGATGGGGCGGTGGTAAAATTTATTACTAA
- a CDS encoding ABC transporter ATP-binding protein: MVKEIAISTRGLTKQFERHVAVNDVDLEIQMGEVYGLIGPNGAGKTTLIRMLAAAEEPTTGEIYINGVPLLRDQSNSNLKRHLGYLPDDYPLYEDLTVWDYLDYFARLYRLREPRRTQRLHEVLELIQLGNKRNSIISTLSRGMKQRLSLARTIIHEPILLLLDEPVSGLDPIARMQFREIIKALREAGMTILISSHVLSDLAELCTSVGIMELGFLVESASLQQLYQRLARQQILISTLGNIDALVSELKNYPLVEEWEVIPSKNSVRVNFSGTQEDGAELLRSLISTGIPLTDFHCTQEDLETIFLKLGHKQAS; the protein is encoded by the coding sequence ATGGTAAAAGAAATAGCAATTAGTACCCGTGGATTAACTAAGCAATTTGAACGACACGTTGCAGTGAACGATGTTGACTTAGAAATTCAGATGGGCGAAGTTTACGGATTAATTGGCCCCAATGGTGCAGGTAAAACAACTTTAATTAGAATGTTAGCCGCAGCAGAAGAACCAACTACAGGAGAGATTTATATTAATGGTGTTCCCTTACTTCGTGATCAAAGCAACTCCAACCTCAAGCGTCACCTGGGTTATTTACCTGATGACTACCCACTCTATGAAGATTTAACAGTTTGGGATTATCTAGATTATTTTGCTCGTTTATATCGCTTGCGGGAACCACGTCGCACACAACGTCTACACGAAGTTTTAGAACTCATCCAACTTGGTAATAAGCGTAACAGCATAATTTCTACCCTCTCACGGGGGATGAAACAGCGTTTAAGTTTAGCCCGCACCATAATCCACGAACCAATTTTACTACTTCTAGACGAACCGGTTTCTGGTCTTGATCCCATTGCGAGAATGCAGTTTCGGGAAATTATCAAAGCTTTGCGAGAAGCGGGAATGACAATATTAATTTCTTCCCATGTTCTTAGCGACTTAGCGGAGTTGTGTACCTCCGTGGGCATCATGGAACTAGGATTTCTGGTAGAAAGTGCCTCACTACAACAACTTTATCAACGTTTAGCCCGACAGCAGATTTTAATATCAACTTTGGGCAACATAGATGCATTGGTGAGTGAACTTAAAAATTATCCCTTGGTGGAAGAGTGGGAAGTAATACCTAGTAAAAATAGTGTGCGGGTGAATTTTTCGGGAACACAGGAAGATGGCGCTGAATTATTGCGATCGCTTATCAGTACAGGTATACCCTTAACTGACTTTCACTGCACCCAAGAAGACCTAGAAACTATTTTCCTTAAATTAGGTCATAAACAAGCATCCTAA
- a CDS encoding mechanosensitive ion channel family protein — MDFQQIGKVAAELLTTVGLKVVGAILLWIIGQKLIEFGIKGLRRVFRSQSVEPTLISYLLNIIAITLRIVLVVAILGFFGVETTSFAALLAAVGIAIGAAWGGLLANFAAGAFLIIFQPFKVGDFITAGGVTGTVVEIGLFTTTLNTPDNVMTIVANNKIFADNIQNYSANPYRRVDLLAQLAHDVDHNQAIALLKTRISQIPNVLTDPAPDIEILTFNLAGPVLAVRPYCNNDHYWQVYFDTNKIIRESFGEAGYPVPEQRYTVNGSSPNGGNLLISMPSEIG; from the coding sequence ATGGATTTCCAGCAGATTGGCAAAGTGGCTGCCGAACTGTTAACTACAGTTGGACTCAAAGTTGTCGGTGCAATTCTTCTCTGGATAATTGGCCAAAAATTAATTGAGTTTGGGATAAAAGGATTAAGACGTGTATTCAGAAGCCAAAGCGTTGAGCCAACACTCATTAGCTATCTGTTAAATATCATTGCCATAACATTAAGAATTGTTTTGGTTGTGGCAATTCTTGGCTTTTTTGGTGTAGAAACAACCTCCTTTGCTGCATTACTGGCTGCGGTTGGTATTGCTATTGGTGCTGCATGGGGAGGATTGTTAGCAAACTTTGCCGCAGGTGCATTTTTAATTATTTTCCAACCCTTCAAAGTTGGCGATTTTATTACAGCAGGAGGTGTAACAGGAACAGTTGTGGAAATTGGACTTTTTACAACTACTTTAAACACACCAGATAATGTGATGACGATTGTGGCAAATAACAAAATATTTGCTGATAATATCCAGAATTATTCCGCTAATCCTTACCGTCGTGTTGATCTATTGGCTCAACTAGCTCATGATGTTGATCATAATCAAGCGATCGCACTGTTGAAAACCAGAATCAGCCAAATCCCTAACGTGCTTACAGATCCAGCACCAGATATAGAAATTCTCACCTTTAACTTGGCTGGCCCCGTTCTAGCAGTACGTCCATATTGCAATAATGATCACTACTGGCAAGTGTATTTCGACACTAATAAAATCATCCGTGAAAGCTTTGGTGAAGCTGGTTATCCAGTTCCCGAACAGCGTTATACAGTCAATGGTTCATCTCCAAATGGAGGAAACCTTTTGATCTCCATGCCATCAGAAATAGGTTAA
- a CDS encoding carbohydrate ABC transporter permease, which yields MTRISGSLCLKLLLYVFLTIYALITLIPFLWALSASFKPLSEIISGEPNFIPKNFTLDNYKQIFFQEPLFFRWLFNSIAIALSVTLLNLILNSMAGYALARLRFVGKRFWFFLILAVLAVPAQITLIPTFLILKALGWLNSYQGMIVPSMVNATFIFMMRQFFVNFPQELEEAAQLDGFNTWEIFRDIVLPLAKPALAAQAVFVFMGSWNNFILPLVILFDPEMFTLPLGLNSFKGQYISYWNYIMAASIIFTLPALGIYAFFNRYFIQGVTFTGGKG from the coding sequence TTGACTCGTATCTCTGGCTCTCTCTGTCTTAAACTCCTCTTATACGTCTTTTTGACAATTTATGCCTTAATTACCCTGATTCCCTTCCTCTGGGCGCTTTCTGCATCCTTCAAACCGCTGTCAGAAATCATCAGTGGTGAGCCAAATTTCATCCCCAAAAATTTTACTCTCGATAACTACAAGCAAATCTTTTTCCAAGAACCGCTATTTTTCCGCTGGTTATTCAACAGTATTGCGATCGCACTTAGCGTCACGCTTTTAAACTTAATTCTCAATTCAATGGCTGGTTATGCCTTAGCTAGACTGCGATTCGTCGGTAAACGTTTTTGGTTCTTCCTGATTTTAGCTGTACTAGCAGTACCCGCACAAATTACCCTAATTCCCACATTTTTGATTTTAAAGGCGTTGGGTTGGCTCAATTCTTACCAAGGCATGATTGTACCCAGTATGGTAAACGCCACCTTTATCTTTATGATGCGGCAGTTTTTCGTTAATTTTCCTCAAGAATTAGAAGAAGCAGCCCAATTAGATGGTTTCAACACCTGGGAGATTTTTCGAGATATTGTTTTACCCCTAGCAAAACCAGCACTAGCAGCACAGGCTGTTTTTGTATTTATGGGCAGTTGGAATAATTTTATACTACCTCTAGTGATTTTATTTGACCCAGAGATGTTTACCCTACCCTTAGGGTTGAATAGCTTTAAAGGTCAATATATCAGCTATTGGAATTACATTATGGCAGCTTCAATCATATTCACCCTACCAGCTTTGGGAATTTATGCCTTTTTCAACCGCTACTTTATTCAAGGCGTAACTTTTACAGGAGGGAAAGGTTAA
- a CDS encoding ABC transporter substrate-binding protein: MNKRKWLYFWALVTATIFISCHLLPPTSTSSVTIKLSGWGGSPVEQKLLKQVLQNFEAKHPTIKVKYEVISDQYMDVIKTRLIGEAAPDVFYLDALEAPFLMNQNVLEPLDSYIKPEFDLADFEKNLLNIFKYQNHIYGLPKDYSTLALFYNKKAFNHSGLKSPPTTWDELRRYSQRLTGKVNKYGFGESPELARQAYKIKAFGGKLIDKNGYAAFANEAALKGLNLVIEQYRKKQTSALSSDVGASSGSDMFGQGKVSMVIEGNWAIPYLQETFPQIDFATAEVPKINNKKGTMVYTVAYVMNKQTKHKKAAWELISYLTGKEGMTKWTRTGFALPTRKSVASKLGYDQDPLRSALVAGVNYATPWQVGEYPAAIVNNFDNQFLSALLGEQPLNQAMLRAQNNANQQIKMME, translated from the coding sequence GTGAACAAACGTAAATGGTTATATTTTTGGGCATTAGTAACAGCAACTATTTTTATTAGTTGTCACCTTCTACCACCAACCAGTACATCATCAGTCACCATTAAACTCAGTGGTTGGGGCGGTTCCCCTGTAGAACAAAAACTCCTTAAACAGGTATTACAAAACTTTGAAGCCAAACATCCAACTATCAAAGTTAAATATGAAGTAATTTCTGATCAATACATGGATGTAATTAAAACCCGTTTAATCGGAGAAGCCGCACCAGATGTATTTTATCTAGATGCGTTAGAAGCTCCTTTTTTGATGAATCAAAATGTTTTAGAACCTCTAGATAGTTACATTAAACCTGAATTTGATTTAGCTGACTTTGAAAAGAATTTACTGAATATATTTAAATACCAAAATCATATTTACGGTCTTCCTAAAGACTATTCCACATTAGCCTTATTTTATAACAAAAAAGCTTTCAATCACTCAGGTTTAAAAAGTCCCCCAACGACTTGGGATGAATTACGCCGCTATTCTCAGAGATTAACAGGAAAAGTTAATAAATATGGCTTTGGAGAAAGTCCAGAATTAGCACGTCAGGCTTATAAAATTAAAGCTTTTGGTGGAAAATTAATTGATAAAAATGGTTATGCAGCTTTTGCTAATGAAGCAGCCTTAAAAGGTTTAAATTTGGTAATAGAGCAATATCGAAAAAAACAAACTTCAGCCCTTTCTTCTGATGTTGGTGCTAGTTCTGGTAGTGATATGTTTGGTCAAGGTAAAGTATCAATGGTGATAGAAGGTAACTGGGCTATTCCTTACCTTCAAGAAACCTTCCCGCAGATAGATTTTGCAACAGCAGAAGTCCCAAAAATTAATAATAAAAAAGGCACAATGGTTTATACTGTTGCCTATGTAATGAATAAACAAACAAAGCATAAAAAAGCAGCTTGGGAATTAATTTCTTACCTCACCGGCAAAGAAGGAATGACAAAGTGGACAAGAACAGGTTTCGCTTTACCAACTCGTAAATCTGTAGCGTCAAAATTGGGTTACGATCAAGATCCTTTAAGATCTGCTTTAGTAGCGGGAGTTAATTACGCTACTCCTTGGCAAGTAGGGGAGTATCCAGCAGCAATTGTGAATAATTTTGATAATCAGTTTTTGAGTGCTTTGTTGGGGGAACAGCCATTAAATCAGGCGATGTTGAGGGCGCAGAATAACGCTAATCAGCAGATTAAAATGATGGAATAG
- a CDS encoding carbohydrate ABC transporter permease: MMPTILVLGTFVVLPILYAVFLSLHKVQLLGGIDYKFIGFRNFTRLLEDEQVWIALKNTAQYVAIVVPSQTILALILAVTLNSGIRGKSWWRILYFLPTVTSSAVLTLIFMWIYNTDGLLNDFLALIGLPKYNWLGDPAVALKGIMMMNIWSTAPFYMVIYLAALQDIPKTLYEAAELDGANWWERFVYITLPWLQPVTFFVVTVGIIGTFQLFDQSYIFSGGTGGPNNATLTVVLLIYQAVFRNLQLGYAAAIAFLLAAVIITITLIQRKVFGGDRI; the protein is encoded by the coding sequence ATGATGCCTACAATTCTCGTTTTAGGCACTTTTGTAGTTTTACCAATTCTCTACGCTGTCTTTCTTTCTCTCCACAAAGTTCAACTTTTAGGCGGTATTGATTATAAATTTATTGGTTTTCGCAATTTTACCCGGTTGCTAGAAGATGAACAGGTTTGGATTGCTTTAAAAAATACAGCACAATATGTTGCTATTGTCGTACCCAGTCAAACTATTTTAGCTTTAATTTTAGCCGTAACTTTAAATTCTGGTATTCGTGGTAAAAGCTGGTGGCGGATTCTTTATTTTTTACCTACAGTTACATCTTCTGCGGTGCTAACACTCATCTTTATGTGGATTTATAACACTGATGGATTACTAAATGATTTTCTCGCCTTGATCGGATTGCCTAAGTATAACTGGTTAGGAGATCCAGCAGTTGCCCTCAAAGGCATCATGATGATGAACATTTGGTCAACTGCGCCTTTTTATATGGTGATTTATTTAGCAGCTTTACAGGATATTCCCAAAACACTTTATGAAGCAGCAGAATTAGATGGTGCAAATTGGTGGGAAAGATTTGTTTACATTACTCTTCCCTGGCTGCAACCTGTGACGTTTTTTGTGGTGACAGTGGGAATAATTGGCACTTTTCAACTATTTGACCAATCTTATATTTTCTCTGGTGGGACTGGTGGCCCTAATAATGCAACTTTGACAGTGGTATTGCTAATTTATCAAGCCGTATTTAGAAATTTACAATTGGGATATGCCGCTGCGATCGCATTTTTACTCGCAGCAGTCATCATTACTATCACTCTAATTCAACGGAAAGTCTTTGGAGGTGACAGGATTTGA